From a region of the Bacillota bacterium genome:
- a CDS encoding potassium transporter TrkG, producing the protein VGSEPVRRLHPRSVQLLRLGGQAVPERIVNEVAAFLIIYIATWFAGFVTLAATGLDVTSAASATIASLGNIGPGFGSVGPTGNYAHLTPAAKLVLSFLMVVGRLEVYSVLALLHPDFWRPR; encoded by the coding sequence GTGGGCAGCGAGCCGGTGCGGCGACTGCACCCCCGATCGGTCCAACTGCTCCGGCTGGGCGGGCAGGCGGTGCCGGAACGCATCGTGAACGAAGTCGCAGCGTTTCTGATCATCTACATTGCGACGTGGTTTGCCGGCTTCGTAACGCTGGCGGCCACCGGGCTTGACGTGACAAGCGCCGCCTCGGCCACCATCGCGTCCCTGGGAAACATCGGCCCCGGCTTCGGGAGCGTCGGCCCGACAGGAAACTACGCGCATCTCACCCCGGCGGCCAAGCTGGTGCTGAGCTTCCTGATGGTGGTAGGCCGGCTCGAAGTGTACAGCGTGCTGGCACTGCTGCACCCCGACTTCTGGCGGCCACGCTGA